Proteins encoded together in one Microplitis mediator isolate UGA2020A chromosome 7, iyMicMedi2.1, whole genome shotgun sequence window:
- the LOC130671296 gene encoding putative uncharacterized protein DDB_G0287113, translating into MTEEQFNLFEEFLKFFNTSWLSGIDPEQCSFYKCPTALWKNSDLIIIHMTNSFRNSPSIWNFMEQVLSSCDQCDFHVKDLLRNGRTNWNTNKIKNIFNGMKNFKSIDKLWQNLENGSVDIKNFLEKISTSLVPVVQNFNFVRRTIRPQFKLLRLAGNEQVVILLKDIRRTPNDTLLEVTIPAELGDVAQPPNIDDETPPDLADVELTENESTNHADEEMAQFVEQFIAARSITHAENDPIEVDPNNDRQEERHEVNERQVEIHEDNEILEEEGEENERQEEIYEDIERLEEEHEKNERQQEIYVDIERLEEENEENERQMEVPEDNERQEEEDEDCEIQKEEYEYELEHAILTGHRLMCLVKKPIIFYKLCRHLASCNKCNENWLKETVSEKKEFSCIVCRGLVEVVHNLTKRK; encoded by the exons ATGACCGAAGAGCAGTTTAATTTGTTCGAAgaatttctcaaattttttaatacaagcTGGTTGTCTGGAATTGATCCAGAGCAATGCAGCTTCTACAAGTGTCCTACTGCCTTATGgaaaaattcggatttaatcaTCATACACATGACTAATAGTTTCAGAAATTCGCCAAGTATATGGAATTTTATGG AACAAGTTCTGTCCAGTTGTGACCAATGTGATTTTCATGTTAAAGATTTATTAAGAAATGGACGTACCAATTggaatacaaataaaataaaaaacatttttaatgggatgaaaaatttcaaatcaatcGATAAATTGTGGCAAAACCTCGAAAACGGAAGTGtggatataaaaaatttcctagaaaAAATTAGCACTTCTTTAGTTCCAGTGGTgcaaaattttaactttgtcCGTAGAACTATTCGACCCCAGTTCAAACTTCTAAGATTGGCTGGAAATGAACAAGTTg taATACTACTTAAAGATATTCGAAGAACTCCGAATGACACTCTCCTGGAAGTTACTATACCTGCTGAGCTTGGTGACGTTGCACAGCCACCTAACATTGATGACGAGACGCCTCCTGACCTAGCAGATGTGGAATTAACAGAAAATGAATCTACTAATCATGCAGATGAAGAAATGGCTCAATTTGTTGAACAATTTATAGCGGCAAGAAGCATCACTCATGCTGAAAATGACCCGATTGAAGTGGACCCAAACAACGATAGACAAGAGGAAAGACATGAAGTGAACGAGAGACAAGTGGAAATCCATGAGGATAATGAGATACTAGAGGAAGAAGGTGAAGAGAACGAAAGACAAGAGGAAATCTACGAAGATATTGAGAGATTAGAGGAAGAACATGAAAAGAACGAAAGACAACAGGAAATCTATGTAGATATTGAGAGACTAGAGGAAGAAAATGAGGAGAACGAGAGACAAATGGAAGTCCCTGAAGATAATGAGAGACAAGAGGAAGAAGATGAAGATTGTGAAATACAAAAGGAAGAATATGAATACGAGTTGGAACATGCTATACTTACTGGACATCGTTTGATGTGTTTAGTTAAGAAACCAATCATCTTTTACAAGCTGTGTAGACATTTGGCATCTTGTAATAAATGTAACGAAAATTGGTTAAAGGAGActgtttccgaaaaaaaagaattcagCTGCATAGTATGCAGAGGACTCGTTGAAGTTGTGCATAATTTAACTAAAAGaaagtaa